A DNA window from Melanotaenia boesemani isolate fMelBoe1 chromosome 6, fMelBoe1.pri, whole genome shotgun sequence contains the following coding sequences:
- the LOC121641608 gene encoding uncharacterized protein LOC121641608: protein MPKLPVDKSKCTVVGCINAHNSLHRPPASEPLRSAWLNFIFHGNVPTSVGKVLFVCSKHFKDECFSNLRQYQDGFAERLRLNEGSVPSLHGNDEHIKVECRVNANCQGSPLVRHVASQTDPPDFDFPKTRSVSTQLSMKTLQNHIRSTATQVKVTSRDCSVCTVTLPLNSPMLFLQPTLVKKPTKRPRLSLTDGEEGPSGYNTTTLV from the exons ATGCCGAAGTTACCAGTAGACAAGTCCAAATGTACGGTCGTTGGGTGTATCAACGCACACAATTCCTTACATCGCCCACCGGCATCGGAGCCTCTTCGAAGTGCCTGGCTGAATTTCATTTTTCACGGAAATGTACCGACATCAGTGGGGAAAGTCCTTTTTGTTTGCTCGAAGCACTTCAAGGATGAGTGCTTCAGCAACCTCCGCCAGTATCAAGATGGATTTGCAGAAAGACTTCGTCTGAATGAGGGATCAGTACCTTCTCTCCATGGAAACGACGAACACATCAAAGTG GAATGTCGAGTAAATGCCAACTGTCAAGGGTCACCTCTGGTAAGACACGTAGCCTCCCAGACAGATCCCCCAGACTTTGATTTCCCAAAGACAAGATCAGTCAGCACACAGCTGTCCATGAAAACGCTGCAAAATCACATCCGGAGTACAG CTACGCAGGTTAAAGTGACCAGCAGAGATTGCAGCGTTTGCACAGTCACCCTGCCCTTGAACAGTCCCATGCTCTTCCTACAGCCGACGCTGGTAAAGAAGCCCACCAAGAGACCCCGACTCAGCCTTACAGACGGAGAAGAGGGACCTTCAGGATACAACACAACTACTTTGGTTTag
- the dscc1 gene encoding sister chromatid cohesion protein DCC1, whose translation MRTLEEVQATLQIAKLKEEDLHTTIHCLSFGENVSSADYCLMELDDTLCKHIEAGQSLVIRGDKDERAVLCSGDKTYDLKIADTSNLLLFIPECRTPDQLTNNQDSSHVVHAQIWGFCNSYWELRKQPPKLKKLKKILMENPYEGPLLAGQEENTENKYTMEDLLERIQASEEEIKTHLETIHACQIDGYWRVLDFDYEMKLLGHVTQLVDSESWSSNKVPLQTCLEELAPLEPQEMIQHCLNCYGRRFTENDEVFYALHEDKVCRGVALMLLHNAVKFNLREFHEVWQQSVPEGMSTRLEQLKGVALVDRTSRPETINLLRVEDLPEDTVERFNHLFTLREKWTEEDITPYIQDLCGEKQTTGALLTKYARSSLQNGIKVFNSRRPVAT comes from the exons ATGAGAACGTTAGAGGAGGTGCAGGCCACGCTGCAGATCGCCAAGCTGAAAGAGGAAGATTTACACACAACAATCCACTGTCTATCATTTGGGGAAAACGTCTCATCTGCAGACTACTGTCTGATGGAGTTAGACGACACACTATGCAAACACATAGAAGCTGGCCAAAG TCTCGTCATTCGAGGGGATAAAGATGAGCGTGCAGTACTTTGTAGCGGTGACAAGACCTATGATTTAAAAATAGCCGACACATCCaatctgctgctgtttataCCTGAATGCAGGACGCCAGACCAACTAACCAACAACCAGGACAGCTCTCACGTTGTGCATGCACAG ATCTGGGGATTTTGTAACAGCTACTGGGAACTGAGGAAACAGCCGCCTAAACTGAAGAAGCTCAAGAAGATTTTAATGGAGAATCCTTATGAAGGACCTTTGTTAGCAGGGCAAGAGGAGAATACAGAGAACAAG TACACAATGGAGGACCTCTTAGAGAGAATTCAGGCcagtgaagaagaaataaagaccCACCTGGAGACCATCCACGCCTGTCAGATAGATG GCTACTGGCGTGTGCTGGACTTTGACTATGAGATGAAGCTGCTTGGTCATGTAACTCAGCTGGTGGATTCTGAATCATGGTCCTCCAATAAGGTCCCCCTTCAAACCTGTCTGGAGGAGCTGGCCCCACTAGAGCCCCA AGAGATGATCCAGCACTGTTTGAACTGCTACGGGAGACGCTTCACTGAAAATG ATGAGGTGTTTTATGCATTGCATGAGGATAAAGTATGTCGAGGGGTGGCACTAATGCTGCTGCATAATGCTGTCAAATTCAACCTGAGGGAGTTTCACGAGGTCTGGCAGCAAAGTGTCCCAGAAGGCATGAGCACAAGGCTGGAGCAGCTAAAG GGAGTGGCCCTGGTAGACCGCACCTCCCGGCCAGAAACCATCAATCTGCTGCGAGTTGAGGATCTCCCAGAGGACACGGTTGAGCGCTTCAACCACCTGTTCACACTCAGGGAGAAGTGGACCGAAGAGGACATCACACCATACATACA AGACCTGTGTGGAGAGAAACAGACCACCGGAGCCCTCCTGACCAAATATGCTCGATCATCACTGCAAAATGGGATTAAGGTTTTCAACTCCAGAAGACCCGTAGCTAcatga